The following proteins are co-located in the bacterium genome:
- a CDS encoding MFS transporter yields MSAATHSRTAPEDRIKFSHKLAYGAGAFVNNLLSAAIGGMMIILNLGLHMDPRMVGWVSALPRLVDTIIDPI; encoded by the coding sequence ATGAGCGCCGCAACGCACAGCCGGACCGCGCCCGAGGATCGGATCAAGTTCTCGCACAAGCTGGCCTACGGCGCTGGCGCCTTCGTGAACAACCTCCTGTCGGCGGCCATCGGCGGCATGATGATCATCCTGAACCTCGGGCTGCACATGGACCCGCGGATGGTCGGCTGGGTCAGCGCGCTGCCGCGCCTGGTCGACACGATCATCGACCCGATC